One genomic window of Brassica napus cultivar Da-Ae unplaced genomic scaffold, Da-Ae ScsIHWf_1882;HRSCAF=2525, whole genome shotgun sequence includes the following:
- the LOC106397546 gene encoding PITH domain-containing protein 1, whose amino-acid sequence MSCTHDHSCEDHECSSDWSLYKHIDLPKVSALNESVSGSVKSVFKAWEQRLHSSGEHLESNEGDPELLVFVPFTSDVKIKSISIVGGPDGTSPSKLRVFINREGIDFSDAESMQAVQEWELAENLQGVLEYQTRYSKFQSVGNITLHFPESFGGDTTQIRYIGFKGEATQLKRDVVATIVYEIRPNPSDHKTKAETGGGFSQVE is encoded by the exons ATGTCGTGTACGCATGACCACAGCTGCGAGGATCATGAGTGTTCCTCCGATTGGTCACTCTACAAGCACATCGATCTCCCCAAg GTGTCTGCTCTGAACGAGTCTGTCTCGGGAAGTGTTAAATCAGTCTTCAAAGCATGGGAACAGCGGTTACACTCTTCTGGG GAGCATTTGGAGAGCAACGAAGGAGACCCTGAATTGCTTGTCTTTGTACC ATTTACATCAGACGTCAAGATCAAGAGCATATCAATTGTTGGTGGTCCTGATGGTACAAGTCCTTCTAAGTTGAGAGT GTTCATCAATCGCGAAGGGATTGACTTCTCAGACGCTGAGAGCATGCAAGCAGTTCAG GAATGGGAGTTAGCTGAAAATTTGCAAGGAGTATTAGAATACCAGACCAG GTATTCGAAATTCCAGAGTGTTGGGAACATCACGTTGCATTTCCCCGAGAGTTTTGGAGGTGACACAACCCAAATACGCTATATCGGTTTTAAAGGTGAAGCAACCCAG TTGAAAAGGGATGTTGTTGCAACGATTGTATATGAGATAAGACCGAATCCTTCAGATCACAA GACAAAGGCTGAGACTGGTGGAGGTTTCTCACAAGTTGAGTGA